The Streptococcus sp. VT 162 genome has a window encoding:
- a CDS encoding thioredoxin: protein MKKVIFAGLSLMSLFLLIACGEKETKQTSSPKQPAVQQIAVGKDAPDFTLQSMDGKEVKLSDYKGKKVYLKFWASWCGPCKKSMPELMELAAKQDRDFEILSVIAPGLQGEKTVQDFPKWYQEQGYKDIPVLYDTQATTFQAYQIRSIPTEYLIDSQGKIGKIQFGAISNADAEAAFKEMK from the coding sequence ATGAAAAAAGTTATTTTTGCTGGATTGAGCCTCATGTCTCTATTCTTGTTGATTGCTTGTGGTGAAAAAGAAACCAAACAGACAAGCAGTCCCAAACAGCCTGCTGTACAACAAATCGCAGTCGGTAAGGATGCTCCAGACTTCACCTTGCAGTCTATGGATGGCAAAGAAGTGAAGTTATCAGACTATAAAGGGAAAAAGGTTTATTTGAAATTCTGGGCTTCTTGGTGTGGACCATGCAAAAAAAGCATGCCTGAGTTGATGGAACTAGCTGCCAAACAAGATCGAGACTTTGAAATCTTGAGTGTCATTGCACCTGGTCTACAAGGTGAAAAAACAGTTCAAGACTTTCCAAAATGGTATCAAGAACAAGGATACAAGGATATTCCAGTTCTATATGATACGCAAGCAACTACCTTCCAAGCCTACCAAATTCGTAGTATTCCAACGGAATACTTGATTGACAGTCAGGGTAAAATCGGAAAAATCCAATTTGGTGCTATTAGCAACGCTGATGCAGAAGCGGCTTTTAAAGAAATGAAATAA
- a CDS encoding D-alanyl-D-alanine carboxypeptidase → MKKIILSFMTLLVFGTASTVSAQEFDVAAKHAIAVEATTGKILYEKDANQPVEIASITKLVTVYLVYEALEQGTISLSTPVDISDYPYKLTTNSEASNVPMEARNYTVEQLLEATMVSSANSAAIALAEKIAGSEKDFVDKMRAKLLEWGIQDATIVNTTGLNNETLGDNIYPGSKKDDENKLSAYDVAIVARNLIRDYPQVLEITKKPTSTFAGLEIHSTNSMLEGMPAYRGGIDGLKTGTTDKAGASFVGTTVEKGMRIITVVLNADQQDTNPYARFTATSALLDYISANFALKTVVQKGEAYNDSKVTVLDGKEDNVRAVAKSDISIVQRIGSGTTPTLQFTPKSTSEMAPLEEGKVVGTLTYDDQDLVGQGYLTSDKPSFEMVSEKKVEKAFFLKVWWNQFIRFINEKL, encoded by the coding sequence ATGAAAAAAATAATTTTATCTTTTATGACACTGTTAGTTTTTGGAACAGCTTCTACTGTTTCTGCTCAGGAGTTTGATGTTGCTGCTAAACATGCCATTGCTGTCGAGGCTACAACTGGAAAAATCCTCTATGAGAAAGATGCGAATCAGCCTGTAGAAATTGCTTCTATTACGAAACTGGTTACAGTTTATTTGGTCTATGAAGCTCTGGAACAAGGAACTATTAGCCTGTCAACACCTGTTGATATTTCGGACTATCCTTACAAACTTACAACTAATTCTGAGGCGAGTAACGTCCCTATGGAAGCTCGAAATTATACTGTTGAACAACTATTAGAGGCTACAATGGTATCCAGCGCGAACAGTGCTGCGATTGCACTAGCAGAAAAGATTGCTGGTTCTGAGAAAGACTTTGTAGACAAGATGAGGGCTAAACTTCTTGAATGGGGAATTCAAGATGCAACTATTGTAAACACAACTGGTTTAAATAATGAGACCCTTGGCGATAATATCTATCCTGGTTCAAAGAAAGACGATGAAAACAAGTTGAGTGCCTACGATGTTGCAATCGTCGCTCGTAACCTCATCCGAGATTATCCGCAGGTTTTGGAAATCACCAAAAAGCCTACTTCTACCTTTGCAGGACTTGAAATCCACTCAACTAACTCTATGTTGGAGGGAATGCCAGCCTACCGAGGAGGAATTGACGGTTTAAAGACAGGAACAACTGATAAGGCAGGAGCTTCTTTCGTTGGAACCACTGTCGAAAAAGGGATGCGTATCATTACAGTTGTTTTAAATGCAGATCAACAAGATACCAACCCTTATGCACGGTTTACTGCAACTTCTGCACTTTTAGATTATATTTCTGCAAACTTTGCCTTAAAAACTGTTGTTCAGAAAGGTGAAGCATACAATGATAGTAAAGTAACAGTTCTGGATGGTAAAGAAGATAATGTGAGAGCTGTCGCTAAGTCAGACATTTCCATCGTCCAACGCATCGGAAGCGGTACTACACCAACTCTCCAATTCACACCAAAATCAACATCAGAAATGGCTCCATTGGAAGAAGGCAAGGTTGTTGGTACTCTGACCTATGATGATCAGGATTTGGTCGGGCAGGGCTATCTCACTTCCGACAAACCATCTTTTGAAATGGTTTCTGAAAAGAAAGTTGAAAAAGCCTTCTTTTTGAAGGTTTGGTGGAATCAATTTATCCGCTTTATCAATGAAAAACTATAA
- a CDS encoding DNA-binding protein — translation MEIEKTNRMNALFEFYAALLTDKQMNYIELYYADDYSLAEIAEEFGVSRQAVYDNIKRTEKILEDYEMKLHMYSDYIVRSQIFDQILERYPKDDFLQEQIEILTSIDNRE, via the coding sequence ATGGAAATCGAAAAAACCAATCGTATGAACGCCCTTTTTGAATTTTATGCGGCGCTTTTGACAGACAAGCAGATGAACTATATTGAACTCTATTATGCTGATGATTACAGTCTTGCTGAGATTGCTGAAGAGTTCGGTGTCAGTCGTCAGGCTGTCTACGACAATATCAAGCGGACGGAAAAGATTCTAGAAGATTATGAGATGAAATTGCACATGTATTCGGACTACATTGTCCGCAGTCAGATTTTTGACCAGATCTTAGAGCGTTATCCCAAGGATGACTTTCTGCAGGAGCAGATAGAAATTTTAACAAGTATTGATAATAGAGAATAA
- a CDS encoding CBS domain containing protein → MSKHQEILSYLEELPIGKRVSVRSISNHLGVSDGTAYRAIKEAENRGIVETRPRSGTIRVKSQKVAIERLTYAEIAEVTSSEVLAGQEGLEREFSKFSIGAMTEQNILSYLHDGGLLIVGDRTRIQLLALENENAVLVTGGFHVQDDVLELANKKGIPVLRSKHDTFTVATMINKALSNVQIKTDILTVEKLYRPSHEYGFLRETDTVKDYLDLVRKNRSSRFPVINQHQVVVGVVTMRDAGDKSPSTTIDKVMTRSIFVTGLATNIANVSQRMIAEDFEMVPVVRSNQTLLGVVTRRDVMEKMSRSQVSALPTFSEQIGQKLSYHHDEVVITVEPFMLEKNGVLANGVLAEILNHMTQDLVVNSGRNLIIEQMLIYFLQAVQIDDTLRIQARIIHHTRRSAIIDYDIYHGHQIVSKANVTVKIN, encoded by the coding sequence ATGAGTAAACACCAGGAAATTTTGTCTTATCTGGAAGAGTTACCAATTGGGAAGAGAGTTAGTGTTCGTAGTATTTCAAATCACCTAGGTGTTAGTGACGGAACAGCCTACCGAGCTATCAAAGAAGCTGAAAATCGTGGAATTGTTGAAACTCGGCCACGTAGTGGAACCATACGAGTCAAGTCCCAGAAAGTGGCTATTGAGCGGCTTACCTATGCTGAAATCGCTGAGGTCACCTCATCTGAAGTTCTAGCTGGTCAGGAAGGGTTGGAGAGAGAGTTTAGCAAATTCTCCATTGGAGCTATGACAGAGCAAAATATCCTGTCCTATCTCCATGATGGTGGTCTTTTGATCGTAGGAGACCGCACTCGCATTCAACTTTTAGCCTTGGAAAATGAAAATGCAGTCCTTGTAACAGGTGGTTTTCATGTGCAGGACGATGTTCTTGAGTTGGCTAATAAAAAAGGGATTCCAGTTCTAAGAAGTAAACATGACACTTTTACAGTAGCGACCATGATTAACAAAGCCCTCTCAAATGTTCAAATCAAAACCGATATTCTGACAGTCGAAAAGCTCTATCGTCCCAGTCATGAGTATGGTTTTTTGAGAGAAACGGATACGGTCAAAGATTATCTAGACTTGGTCCGTAAGAACAGAAGTAGTCGTTTCCCAGTCATTAACCAACACCAAGTGGTTGTTGGAGTTGTTACCATGCGTGACGCAGGAGACAAGTCTCCCAGTACAACGATTGACAAGGTGATGACACGAAGTATCTTCGTAACAGGTTTAGCGACCAATATTGCCAATGTCAGTCAACGGATGATTGCAGAAGACTTTGAGATGGTTCCCGTTGTCAGAAGTAACCAAACCTTACTCGGTGTCGTAACACGACGAGATGTCATGGAAAAGATGAGTCGTTCCCAAGTTTCAGCTTTGCCGACTTTCTCCGAGCAAATCGGGCAAAAACTCTCTTATCATCATGATGAGGTCGTCATTACTGTTGAGCCTTTCATGTTGGAGAAAAATGGGGTCCTTGCTAATGGAGTCTTGGCTGAAATCCTCAATCACATGACCCAAGACCTTGTTGTCAATAGCGGGCGCAATCTTATCATAGAGCAGATGCTGATTTATTTCTTGCAGGCTGTGCAGATAGATGATACTCTGCGGATTCAGGCTCGGATTATTCACCACACGAGACGTTCAGCTATTATTGATTATGATATTTATCATGGTCATCAGATTGTTTCAAAAGCAAATGTTACGGTTAAAATTAATTAG
- a CDS encoding cytochrome C biogenesis protein, with protein sequence MESIIFLVSVFLAGILSFFSPCIFPLLPVYAGILLDDQGNSKSFRFFGRDVAWSGLIRTLCFIAGISLIFFILGFGAGFLGYMLYADWFRYAMGIVIILLGLHQMEILHFNKLEVQKTVTFKQSKSSHYLSAFLLGITFSFGWTPCIGPVLSSVLALAASGGNGAWQGAVLTLVYTLGMALPFIVLALASGWIMPYFSKLKPHMILLKKIGGALIILMGLLLMLGQLNALSGILG encoded by the coding sequence TTGGAGTCGATTATATTTCTAGTATCTGTTTTTTTAGCAGGTATCCTGTCCTTCTTTTCACCCTGCATCTTTCCTTTGCTACCTGTCTATGCTGGTATTTTACTGGATGATCAGGGAAATTCGAAAAGCTTTCGCTTTTTTGGAAGAGATGTTGCATGGTCGGGCTTAATTCGGACCTTGTGCTTTATTGCAGGAATCTCCCTCATTTTCTTTATTTTAGGATTTGGAGCTGGATTCCTAGGGTACATGCTCTATGCAGACTGGTTTCGTTATGCTATGGGAATAGTCATTATTCTTTTAGGACTTCACCAGATGGAAATCTTGCATTTCAATAAACTGGAGGTTCAAAAGACAGTCACCTTCAAACAATCCAAGTCTAGTCACTATCTGTCAGCCTTTTTACTTGGGATAACCTTTAGTTTTGGTTGGACCCCTTGTATCGGACCCGTTTTAAGCTCAGTCTTGGCCCTAGCAGCTTCAGGTGGCAATGGTGCTTGGCAAGGAGCCGTGTTAACATTAGTATACACATTGGGAATGGCCCTTCCTTTCATTGTTTTGGCCTTGGCTTCGGGCTGGATTATGCCCTATTTTAGTAAATTAAAACCCCATATGATCCTACTAAAAAAAATCGGGGGAGCTTTGATTATTTTGATGGGATTATTATTAATGCTAGGGCAGTTAAATGCCTTGTCAGGAATTCTTGGATAA
- a CDS encoding 2-oxoglutarate:acceptor oxidoreductase, whose protein sequence is MGSIVIYKGIPCKLLAAETPFPTRLQILSSDSISRALQEGFSCWGYPNEIMKEVTPEELVCLQDFGRFPPN, encoded by the coding sequence ATGGGGAGTATAGTCATCTACAAAGGTATACCCTGTAAACTATTAGCTGCTGAGACTCCTTTTCCCACAAGGCTACAAATCCTCTCGTCTGACTCTATATCTCGAGCTCTTCAAGAGGGATTTAGCTGTTGGGGATATCCAAATGAGATAATGAAAGAAGTCACTCCAGAAGAACTTGTTTGTTTACAAGATTTTGGACGTTTTCCACCGAATTAA
- a CDS encoding methionine aminopeptidase (catalyzes the removal of N-terminal amino acids from peptides and arylamides), whose translation MITLKSAREIEAMDKAGDFLASIHIGLRDLIKPGVDMWEVEEYVRRRCKEENFLPLQIGVDGAVMDYPYATCCSLNDEVAHAFPRHYILKDGDLLKVDMVLGGPIAKSDLNVSKLNFNNVEQMKKYTQSYTGGLADSCWAYAVGTPSEEVKNLMDVTKEAMYKGIEQAVVGNRIGDIGAAIQEYAESRGYGVVRDLVGHGVGPTMHEEPMVPNYGIAGRGLRLREGMVLTIEPMINTGDWEIDTDMKTGWAHKTIDGGLSCQYEHQFVITKDGPVILTSQGEEGTY comes from the coding sequence ATGATAACTTTAAAATCAGCACGTGAAATCGAAGCCATGGACAAGGCTGGTGATTTCCTAGCAAGTATCCATATCGGCTTACGTGATTTGATTAAGCCGGGCGTAGATATGTGGGAAGTTGAAGAGTACGTTCGTCGACGTTGTAAAGAGGAGAATTTCCTTCCTTTACAGATTGGAGTAGATGGTGCAGTCATGGATTACCCCTATGCCACTTGTTGCTCTCTCAACGACGAAGTAGCTCATGCTTTTCCACGTCATTACATCTTGAAAGATGGCGATTTGCTCAAGGTTGACATGGTACTGGGTGGTCCGATTGCCAAATCCGACCTTAATGTATCTAAACTCAACTTCAACAATGTTGAGCAAATGAAAAAATACACCCAAAGTTATACTGGTGGTTTAGCAGACTCATGTTGGGCTTATGCGGTTGGTACACCGTCTGAAGAAGTGAAAAACCTGATGGACGTGACCAAGGAAGCTATGTATAAAGGAATTGAGCAAGCAGTTGTTGGCAATCGTATCGGTGATATCGGTGCAGCCATTCAAGAATACGCTGAAAGTCGCGGTTATGGTGTCGTTCGTGATTTGGTTGGTCATGGTGTTGGTCCAACAATGCATGAAGAGCCAATGGTTCCTAACTACGGTATTGCAGGCCGTGGACTCCGTCTCCGTGAAGGAATGGTACTAACCATTGAACCCATGATTAATACTGGTGACTGGGAAATTGATACAGATATGAAGACTGGCTGGGCTCATAAGACTATAGATGGCGGCCTGTCTTGCCAATATGAACACCAGTTCGTGATTACCAAAGACGGTCCAGTTATCTTGACTAGCCAAGGCGAAGAAGGAACGTATTAA
- the tuf gene encoding elongation factor Tu (EF-Tu; promotes GTP-dependent binding of aminoacyl-tRNA to the A-site of ribosomes during protein biosynthesis; when the tRNA anticodon matches the mRNA codon, GTP hydrolysis results; the inactive EF-Tu-GDP leaves the ribosome and release of GDP is promoted by elongation factor Ts; many prokaryotes have two copies of the gene encoding EF-Tu), with protein sequence MAKEKYDRSKPHVNIGTIGHVDHGKTTLTAAITTVLARRLPSAVNQPKDYASIDAAPEERERGITINTAHVEYETEKRHYAHIDAPGHADYVKNMITGAAQMDGAILVVASTDGPMPQTREHILLSRQVGVKHLIVFMNKIDLVDDEELLELVEMEIRDLLSEYDFPGDDLPVIQGSALKALEGDSKYEDIIMELMNTVDEYIPEPERDTEKPLLLPVEDVFSITGRGTVASGRIDRGTVRVNDEIEIVGIKEETQKAVVTGVEMFRKQLDEGLAGDNVGVLLRGVQRDEIERGQVIAKPGSINPHTKFKGEVYILTKEEGGRHTPFFNNYRPQFYFRTTDVTGSIELPAGTEMVMPGDNVTIDVELIHPIAVEQGTTFSIREGGRTVGSGMVTEIEA encoded by the coding sequence ATGGCAAAAGAAAAATACGATCGTAGTAAACCACACGTTAACATTGGTACTATCGGACACGTTGACCACGGTAAAACTACTTTGACTGCAGCTATCACAACTGTATTGGCACGTCGCTTGCCTTCAGCAGTTAACCAACCTAAAGACTATGCGTCTATCGATGCTGCTCCAGAAGAACGCGAACGCGGTATCACTATCAACACTGCGCACGTTGAGTACGAAACTGAAAAACGTCACTACGCTCACATCGACGCTCCAGGACACGCGGACTACGTTAAAAACATGATCACTGGTGCCGCTCAAATGGACGGAGCTATCCTTGTAGTAGCTTCAACTGACGGACCAATGCCACAAACTCGTGAGCACATCCTTCTTTCACGTCAGGTTGGTGTTAAACACCTTATCGTCTTCATGAACAAAATTGACTTGGTAGACGACGAAGAATTGCTTGAATTGGTTGAAATGGAAATCCGTGACCTCTTGTCAGAATACGACTTCCCAGGTGACGATCTTCCAGTTATCCAAGGTTCAGCTCTTAAAGCTCTTGAAGGTGACTCTAAATACGAAGACATCATCATGGAATTGATGAACACTGTTGATGAGTACATCCCAGAACCAGAACGTGATACTGAAAAACCATTGCTTCTTCCAGTCGAAGACGTATTCTCAATCACTGGACGTGGTACAGTTGCTTCAGGACGTATCGACCGTGGTACTGTTCGTGTCAACGACGAAATCGAAATCGTTGGTATCAAAGAAGAAACTCAAAAAGCAGTTGTTACTGGTGTTGAAATGTTCCGTAAACAACTTGACGAAGGTCTTGCTGGAGATAACGTAGGTGTCCTTCTTCGTGGTGTTCAACGTGACGAAATCGAACGTGGACAAGTTATCGCTAAACCAGGTTCAATCAACCCACACACTAAATTCAAAGGTGAAGTCTACATCCTTACTAAAGAAGAAGGTGGACGTCACACTCCATTCTTCAACAACTACCGTCCACAATTCTACTTCCGTACTACTGACGTTACAGGTTCAATCGAACTTCCTGCAGGTACTGAAATGGTAATGCCTGGTGATAACGTGACTATCGACGTTGAGTTGATCCACCCAATCGCCGTAGAACAAGGTACTACATTCTCTATCCGTGAGGGTGGACGTACTGTTGGTTCAGGTATGGTTACAGAAATCGAAGCTTAA
- a CDS encoding signal recognition particle: protein MAFESLTERLQNVFKNLRKKGKISEADVQEATKEIRLALLEADVALPVVKDFIKKVRERAVGHEVIDTLNPAQQIIKIVDEELTAVLGSDTAEIIKSPKIPTIIMMVGLQGAGKTTFAGKLANKLKKEENARPLMIAADIYRPAAIDQLKTLGQQIDVPVFALGTEVPAVEIVRQGLEQAQANHNDYVLIDTAGRLQIDELLMNELRDVKALAQPNEILLVIDAMIGQEAANVAREFNAQLEVTGVILTKIDGDTRGGAALSVRHITGKPIKFTGTGEKITDIETFHPDRMSSRILGMGDMLTLIEKASQEYDEQKALEMAEKMRENTFDFNDFIDQLDQVQNMGPMEDLLKMIPGMANNPALQNMKVDERQIARKRAIVSSMTPEERENPDLLNPSRRRRIAAGSGNTFVEVNKFIKDFNQAKQLMQGVMSGDMNKMMKQMGINPNNLPKNMPNMGGMDMSALEGMMGQGGMPDMSGLGGAGMPVMSQMFGGGLKGKIGEFAMKQSMKRMANKMKKAKKKRK, encoded by the coding sequence ATGGCATTTGAAAGTTTAACAGAACGTTTACAGAACGTCTTTAAAAATCTACGTAAAAAAGGAAAAATTTCTGAAGCTGATGTCCAGGAAGCGACCAAAGAGATTCGTTTGGCCTTGCTGGAAGCCGACGTTGCCTTGCCTGTTGTAAAGGACTTTATCAAGAAGGTTCGTGAACGTGCAGTCGGGCACGAGGTCATTGATACCCTCAATCCAGCCCAACAGATTATCAAAATCGTTGATGAGGAATTGACAGCTGTTTTAGGTTCTGATACGGCAGAGATTATCAAGTCACCTAAAATTCCAACCATTATCATGATGGTTGGTTTGCAGGGGGCTGGTAAAACAACATTTGCTGGTAAGCTGGCTAATAAACTCAAGAAGGAAGAAAATGCTCGTCCTTTGATGATTGCGGCAGATATTTATCGTCCAGCAGCCATCGATCAGCTGAAAACACTTGGACAACAAATCGATGTTCCTGTCTTTGCACTTGGAACAGAAGTGCCTGCTGTTGAAATTGTTCGCCAAGGTTTGGAGCAAGCGCAAGCCAATCACAACGACTATGTCTTGATTGATACGGCAGGGCGTTTGCAGATTGATGAGCTTTTGATGAATGAGCTTCGTGATGTTAAAGCACTGGCTCAGCCAAATGAAATCCTGCTCGTCATTGATGCCATGATTGGTCAGGAAGCGGCCAATGTTGCTCGTGAATTTAATGCTCAGTTAGAAGTGACTGGGGTTATTCTTACCAAGATTGATGGGGATACTCGTGGTGGTGCAGCTTTGTCTGTTCGTCACATCACTGGAAAACCTATCAAGTTCACTGGTACGGGTGAAAAGATAACAGATATCGAAACCTTCCACCCAGATCGTATGTCAAGCCGTATCCTTGGTATGGGGGATATGCTGACCTTGATCGAGAAAGCCTCTCAAGAATACGATGAGCAAAAAGCCCTTGAAATGGCTGAGAAGATGCGCGAAAACACCTTTGATTTCAATGATTTCATCGATCAATTGGATCAGGTGCAAAATATGGGGCCAATGGAAGACTTGCTCAAGATGATTCCAGGTATGGCTAACAATCCAGCCCTTCAAAATATGAAGGTGGATGAGCGCCAGATTGCGCGCAAACGTGCCATTGTGTCTTCCATGACTCCTGAGGAGCGCGAAAATCCTGATTTGTTAAATCCTAGTCGTCGCCGTCGTATCGCTGCCGGTTCTGGAAATACCTTTGTCGAAGTCAATAAATTTATCAAAGACTTTAACCAGGCCAAACAGCTCATGCAAGGTGTCATGTCTGGGGATATGAACAAAATGATGAAGCAAATGGGAATCAATCCCAATAACCTTCCTAAAAATATGCCAAATATGGGAGGAATGGATATGTCTGCCCTTGAAGGCATGATGGGACAAGGCGGCATGCCAGATATGTCAGGTCTTGGAGGAGCTGGAATGCCAGTTATGAGCCAGATGTTTGGTGGTGGACTAAAAGGTAAAATAGGCGAATTTGCCATGAAACAGTCTATGAAACGCATGGCCAACAAAATGAAAAAAGCGAAGAAAAAACGCAAATAA
- a CDS encoding membrane protein → MFRRNKLFFWTAEILLLTLIFYLWREMGAIITPFVTVVNTIMIPFLLGGFFYYITNPVVTFLEKRCKINRLIGVLVTLCALIGAIVVGVVYLLPILINQLTSLIISSQNIYSRLQDLIIDLSMNPVFQNIDIQQTIQQLNLSYVDILQNILNSVSNSLGSVLSALFSTVLILIMTPVFLIYFLLDGHKLLPMLERTILKHDKLNLSSLLTNLNTTIARYISGIAIDAVIIGCLAYIGYSVIGLKYALVFAIFSGIANLIPYVGPSIGLIPMVIANVFTDPHRMLIAVAYMLIIQQIDGNVLYPRIVGGVMKVHPITILVLLLLSSNIYGVIGMVVAVPTYSIFKEITKFLAKLYENHKEAKELEKTESN, encoded by the coding sequence ATGTTCCGTAGAAACAAATTATTTTTTTGGACAGCTGAAATTTTATTATTAACACTGATTTTCTATCTTTGGAGAGAAATGGGAGCCATCATTACTCCCTTCGTGACAGTTGTGAATACCATCATGATTCCATTTTTGCTTGGTGGATTTTTTTACTACATTACAAATCCAGTCGTTACTTTCTTAGAAAAGAGATGTAAGATCAATCGTCTAATTGGTGTCTTGGTCACTCTTTGTGCCTTGATTGGTGCTATCGTTGTAGGGGTCGTTTATCTCTTGCCGATTTTGATTAATCAGTTGACCAGCTTGATTATTTCTAGTCAAAACATCTATAGTAGACTACAAGATTTGATCATCGATTTGTCCATGAATCCAGTCTTCCAAAATATTGATATTCAACAAACAATTCAACAACTTAATCTCTCCTATGTGGATATCCTCCAGAATATCCTGAATAGCGTCAGCAATAGTTTAGGAAGCGTTCTTTCAGCCTTGTTTAGTACAGTTCTAATCCTCATTATGACCCCTGTATTCTTGATTTATTTCTTGTTGGATGGTCATAAGTTGCTACCAATGTTGGAACGTACCATCTTAAAACATGACAAATTGAATCTTTCTAGCCTTTTAACCAATCTCAATACAACCATAGCGCGCTATATCAGTGGAATTGCGATTGATGCGGTTATTATTGGATGTTTAGCCTATATTGGCTATAGCGTTATCGGATTAAAGTACGCCCTAGTTTTTGCTATTTTTTCTGGAATCGCAAATTTGATTCCTTATGTTGGTCCAAGTATTGGCTTGATTCCAATGGTGATTGCCAATGTGTTCACAGATCCTCATCGTATGTTGATTGCGGTTGCTTATATGCTCATTATTCAGCAGATTGACGGAAATGTTCTCTATCCACGTATCGTTGGAGGGGTTATGAAAGTGCATCCGATTACGATTTTGGTGCTCCTTTTACTGTCAAGTAATATCTACGGTGTCATAGGGATGGTCGTAGCAGTACCTACTTACTCTATTTTTAAAGAAATTACTAAGTTCCTAGCGAAATTATATGAAAACCATAAAGAAGCTAAGGAACTGGAAAAAACAGAATCAAATTAA
- a CDS encoding GNAT family acetyltransferase encodes MNIWTKLAMFSFFETERLYLRPFFFSDSQAFFEIASNPENLQFIFPSQANLEESQYALANYFMKAPLGVWAICLQGNQEMIGSIKFEKIDEIKKEAEIGYFLKKDAWSQGFMTEAVSKLCHLSFEEFGLKQLSIITHLENQASQKVALKSGFSLVRQFKGSDRYTRKMRDYLEFRYVKGEFNE; translated from the coding sequence ATGAATATTTGGACCAAATTAGCAATGTTTTCTTTTTTTGAAACGGAGCGCTTGTATTTGCGTCCTTTCTTTTTTAGTGACAGTCAAGCGTTTTTCGAGATTGCTTCAAACCCTGAGAATTTGCAGTTTATTTTTCCCAGTCAAGCAAATTTGGAAGAAAGTCAGTACGCACTTGCTAACTATTTTATGAAGGCTCCTCTAGGTGTTTGGGCAATTTGTCTCCAAGGAAATCAGGAAATGATTGGCTCCATTAAATTTGAAAAAATCGATGAAATCAAAAAAGAAGCAGAAATTGGTTATTTCTTAAAAAAAGATGCTTGGTCGCAAGGTTTTATGACAGAGGCTGTTAGCAAACTCTGTCACCTTTCTTTTGAAGAATTTGGTTTAAAACAATTATCCATCATCACTCATCTGGAGAATCAAGCTAGCCAAAAAGTAGCCTTAAAATCGGGCTTTAGCCTCGTACGACAGTTTAAGGGGAGCGATCGCTATACACGAAAAATGAGGGACTATCTTGAATTTCGTTACGTAAAAGGAGAGTTCAATGAGTAA